A single genomic interval of Shewanella psychropiezotolerans harbors:
- the sctJ gene encoding type III secretion system inner membrane ring lipoprotein SctJ yields the protein MFKIVLLSCMIMLTACQTELYNGLSQKEGNEMLAILLIAGISTHKLPDSDGKVKLMVEESQLSLALATLKSQGYPKDKFASLEEIFPDEGLISSPLEERARLMFAKSQEISSTLSQIDGVITARVHLVKPEEERRRGRSKEINSSASVFIKHAPDIEIESLVPQIKLLVNNSVEGLNYDRISVVLVPALQSRLISSQQKLVNILSIKMTASSENRFIGFIVFFIIMLIGTNLATYFWSQKLSGR from the coding sequence ATGTTTAAAATTGTGCTGCTGAGCTGCATGATCATGTTGACGGCTTGTCAAACCGAACTCTACAACGGTTTATCCCAGAAAGAGGGTAATGAGATGTTAGCCATCTTATTAATCGCCGGGATAAGCACACACAAGTTACCCGATAGCGATGGTAAGGTGAAGCTGATGGTTGAGGAATCGCAGCTGTCTTTAGCGCTCGCTACCCTGAAGAGTCAAGGTTATCCTAAAGACAAGTTCGCCAGTCTGGAAGAGATATTTCCTGACGAGGGGCTAATTTCTTCTCCTCTGGAAGAGCGAGCTCGTCTAATGTTTGCCAAGTCTCAGGAGATCTCTTCGACTCTGTCTCAAATCGATGGCGTGATCACGGCCAGGGTCCATCTGGTTAAACCCGAAGAAGAGAGAAGGCGGGGGCGAAGCAAAGAGATAAACTCTTCGGCATCGGTATTCATTAAGCACGCCCCAGATATAGAGATAGAGTCCCTGGTGCCCCAGATAAAATTGTTGGTGAATAATAGTGTCGAGGGGCTCAATTATGATCGTATCAGTGTTGTCTTAGTTCCCGCACTCCAGAGTCGCTTGATATCCAGTCAGCAAAAATTGGTTAATATACTCTCTATTAAGATGACTGCATCGTCAGAGAACCGCTTCATAGGTTTTATCGTCTTCTTCATTATTATGTTAATCGGGACCAACCTGGCGACATATTTCTGGAGCCAGAAGCTGAGTGGTCGCTAG
- a CDS encoding metal transporter, protein MLYLLASCIALLLGPIFYRFFSTEHGLQKGLDGFIFVSLGGLVLLHILPELLEHGGFLAIIFVIIGMWGPTASEKLFHRYSEVTHNLTLILGVGGLLLHTITDGGAMVLAQQDDVSILLALGIILHRLPVGLAIWWLVKPQVGSRWAMAVLAAMMILTGVGYFAGEQMLTQLSLDNTVYLQAFVTGSILHVVLHQPHGHHSPDEASKGSQEKYEYHAGIGSLLGIGLLFLLLMMDSGGHEHHHHGHSTEQLVDWMMTLGPVLLLSYAVAGLRFKLGLSPQSSHLGKRWLQRLAGPEALIITVFLLGPLVALFQLISLLVIGALLTFSRVEPTDPHLSVPKSPLRFGFAHIVDRSAPWIILSLVLANLIGHPSVPLENPVIQVAVLMVLFLPMRFCNLGGAVLALSLAYSGWSIPAVMLALVAAPIFNLAQLKLMSWAQRTAVIGLIIVILGITSLIQPQWSMMMTMPEPLSIISLIILACLFAASLLRLGPRKFMARIMLLKPKSHDHGSHEHGHKH, encoded by the coding sequence ATGCTCTATCTATTAGCCAGCTGTATCGCACTACTATTAGGTCCTATCTTCTATCGATTCTTTTCGACAGAGCACGGGCTACAAAAAGGCCTGGACGGATTTATATTCGTTTCCCTGGGCGGACTTGTGCTGCTACATATTTTACCTGAGCTACTGGAGCATGGCGGCTTCCTGGCGATCATCTTCGTCATCATAGGAATGTGGGGGCCGACAGCCAGTGAGAAGCTGTTTCACCGTTATTCTGAGGTTACACATAATCTCACCCTCATCTTAGGCGTAGGAGGATTACTGCTGCACACCATCACCGACGGCGGGGCCATGGTGCTTGCCCAACAGGACGATGTCTCGATTTTACTCGCCTTGGGCATTATATTACATCGCCTGCCAGTGGGCCTTGCCATCTGGTGGCTGGTTAAGCCTCAAGTCGGCAGTCGTTGGGCCATGGCAGTTTTAGCCGCCATGATGATTCTGACTGGCGTAGGTTACTTCGCCGGAGAACAGATGCTGACTCAACTCAGCCTGGATAATACCGTATATCTACAAGCCTTCGTGACAGGTTCTATTCTACACGTGGTACTGCATCAGCCCCATGGACATCATTCACCAGATGAAGCCAGCAAAGGGAGTCAGGAAAAATATGAGTATCATGCGGGTATAGGCAGCTTACTCGGCATAGGATTATTGTTTCTACTCTTGATGATGGACTCGGGTGGGCATGAGCACCATCATCATGGCCATAGCACAGAACAACTCGTAGACTGGATGATGACTCTGGGACCTGTGCTCTTGCTCAGTTATGCTGTCGCCGGACTCAGATTTAAGCTAGGCCTGTCACCTCAGAGTAGCCACCTGGGAAAACGTTGGTTACAACGACTCGCGGGGCCAGAGGCCCTGATCATCACGGTTTTCCTACTTGGCCCCTTGGTCGCACTTTTCCAATTAATCAGCTTATTGGTTATCGGAGCCTTACTTACTTTTAGCCGGGTAGAGCCGACGGATCCCCATCTTTCGGTCCCCAAATCTCCTCTGCGTTTTGGCTTCGCCCACATAGTAGACAGAAGTGCGCCCTGGATCATACTCAGCTTAGTCTTGGCTAACCTGATTGGTCATCCTTCGGTGCCATTAGAGAATCCGGTTATTCAGGTGGCTGTACTTATGGTGCTCTTCCTGCCAATGCGATTCTGTAACTTAGGCGGTGCGGTTTTAGCGCTATCTTTGGCATACAGTGGCTGGAGTATCCCAGCCGTTATGTTAGCTCTGGTGGCTGCACCTATCTTCAACTTGGCCCAGCTCAAGTTAATGAGCTGGGCCCAGAGAACTGCAGTGATAGGACTCATCATAGTCATCTTAGGCATAACATCACTGATCCAGCCTCAATGGAGCATGATGATGACTATGCCTGAGCCGTTAAGTATAATATCTCTGATAATTCTGGCCTGCTTATTTGCCGCTAGCCTGCTACGTTTAGGCCCAAGAAAGTTTATGGCCCGCATCATGTTACTCAAGCCAAAATCCCATGACCATGGCTCACATGAGCACGGACATAAGCATTAA
- a CDS encoding lysophospholipid acyltransferase family protein, translating into MFQYFCKFILKFFGWKISGSLPMDHQFVAILGPHTSNWDFIVGLLARGALGAKVNFLGKNQLFIPPWGWFFKAVGGTPVDRSKSNNLVDAVVQLYQSNPNFSLALAPEGTRSPVKRWKTGFYHIASKAGVPIVTVGLDFGTKTVMIPEGIPTTDDMQEDMDKIIGFYRSIKGRHPKVIPDFTR; encoded by the coding sequence ATGTTTCAGTATTTTTGTAAGTTCATCTTAAAATTCTTTGGCTGGAAAATTTCCGGTTCACTGCCTATGGACCATCAGTTTGTCGCTATCCTTGGCCCTCACACCAGTAATTGGGACTTCATCGTCGGCTTATTAGCCCGCGGAGCATTAGGTGCTAAGGTTAATTTTCTCGGAAAAAATCAGCTTTTTATTCCGCCATGGGGCTGGTTCTTCAAAGCCGTTGGCGGAACCCCGGTAGATAGAAGTAAATCCAATAATTTGGTAGACGCTGTGGTCCAGCTCTACCAATCAAATCCTAACTTCTCACTGGCATTGGCACCGGAAGGTACTCGCAGCCCGGTAAAACGCTGGAAGACAGGTTTCTACCATATCGCCAGTAAAGCAGGTGTACCCATAGTGACTGTGGGATTAGACTTCGGCACTAAGACAGTTATGATCCCTGAGGGGATACCGACCACGGATGATATGCAAGAGGACATGGATAAAATAATCGGCTTCTATCGCTCCATCAAAGGTCGTCACCCTAAGGTGATCCCGGATTTCACTCGCTAA
- the sctD gene encoding type III secretion system inner membrane ring subunit SctD — protein sequence MVGWQEDELGQASVPQAGEIKHQVANQSASSWRRSVLIGLLLSLIPCTFLVIQMQDSNTDKSAQITEAEPIVLVRNALETLQLSDVRVEWNGLANQVELEGYVETNLQRIQLLNEIESLGVNYQSHLRAMDTIRRGVKFILGNLGYQQVQVKNGDSAGTILLTGYIDDASRWSQVEKIIESDIPGLLAWKVELQRAGAYLDELKEMLRAVNLLSKLQLVKAADRIEARGELNEMESTTFYKVARDFREKFGDKPYLVLKSIPKVSKGANIDFIVRAANFGIVPYVVLADNNRYTQGTRTPSGYLIMRISEFGIDIAKGDQQITINFGGINDSVASQYDDIGSALARQ from the coding sequence GTGGTTGGTTGGCAGGAAGATGAATTGGGGCAAGCCTCAGTTCCTCAAGCAGGTGAGATTAAGCATCAGGTAGCTAATCAATCGGCAAGTTCATGGCGAAGATCTGTATTGATAGGGCTATTGCTTAGCCTGATCCCATGCACATTTTTGGTGATCCAGATGCAGGACTCTAATACCGATAAGAGTGCACAAATTACAGAGGCCGAGCCTATCGTCTTGGTTCGTAATGCATTGGAAACCTTACAGCTCAGTGATGTTCGAGTCGAGTGGAATGGCTTAGCCAATCAGGTGGAACTGGAAGGCTATGTTGAAACTAATCTTCAAAGAATTCAACTTCTTAATGAGATTGAATCTTTAGGCGTTAATTATCAGAGTCACCTGAGGGCGATGGATACCATACGTCGTGGGGTGAAGTTCATTTTGGGTAATCTAGGTTATCAGCAGGTACAGGTAAAAAATGGTGATTCGGCAGGCACGATTCTGCTGACTGGCTATATAGATGATGCCAGCCGTTGGAGTCAGGTCGAGAAGATTATCGAGAGTGACATACCGGGTTTGCTGGCATGGAAAGTAGAGTTGCAAAGAGCGGGTGCCTATCTGGATGAACTTAAAGAGATGCTGAGAGCCGTCAACTTGCTATCCAAGTTACAGCTGGTTAAAGCCGCAGATAGAATCGAGGCCAGAGGTGAGCTTAACGAAATGGAAAGTACCACCTTCTATAAGGTGGCTCGAGATTTCAGAGAGAAATTTGGTGATAAGCCCTACCTGGTACTCAAGTCGATTCCTAAGGTAAGCAAGGGGGCGAATATCGATTTTATCGTGCGGGCTGCAAATTTTGGCATCGTGCCCTATGTGGTGCTAGCGGATAACAATCGCTATACCCAAGGCACAAGGACACCGTCGGGCTATCTTATTATGAGGATCTCTGAATTTGGCATAGATATCGCCAAAGGAGATCAACAAATTACCATTAATTTTGGAGGCATAAATGACAGCGTCGCCAGTCAGTATGACGACATTGGAAGCGCGCTTGCGCGCCAATGA
- a CDS encoding YhgN family NAAT transporter: MDTFSAAVMLFLIMDPLGNLPIFASILRHIDPKKRRRVLIRELLFALGIMLLFLFAGEAILNFLNLRSESVSIAGGIILFLIAIRMIFPQPGGVVGLAAGEEPFIVPMAIPLMAGPSVLAALILLAHTDSTRMLDWTVALLAAWGVSAVILLFYKVFTKVLGEKGLTAVERLMGMVLVMISVQMFLDGIASYMAHMGQVN, translated from the coding sequence ATGGATACCTTCTCTGCCGCTGTAATGTTATTCCTCATCATGGATCCTCTCGGGAACTTGCCTATTTTCGCGTCTATATTGCGCCATATAGATCCGAAAAAAAGACGCCGAGTGCTGATTCGAGAGCTGTTATTTGCACTCGGCATCATGCTGCTGTTTCTTTTTGCCGGTGAAGCTATTCTCAATTTTCTCAACTTGAGATCTGAGTCGGTTAGCATTGCCGGAGGCATCATCTTGTTCTTGATCGCCATCAGAATGATCTTTCCTCAGCCTGGAGGCGTGGTCGGTCTGGCGGCAGGTGAAGAGCCTTTTATCGTGCCTATGGCGATCCCCTTAATGGCCGGACCTTCGGTGCTCGCGGCGCTCATTTTGTTGGCGCACACAGATAGCACCAGGATGTTAGATTGGACCGTGGCTCTACTGGCAGCGTGGGGGGTGAGTGCGGTTATTCTACTCTTCTATAAGGTGTTCACTAAGGTGCTGGGAGAGAAAGGTTTGACCGCGGTAGAGCGCTTGATGGGGATGGTGTTGGTGATGATCTCGGTGCAGATGTTCCTCGATGGTATCGCTAGCTATATGGCCCATATGGGACAGGTAAACTAA
- a CDS encoding FHA domain-containing protein, whose translation MTQWKIKLLSGSHAQVELPLSAGEFIIGSDELNADIVLSDKDIDAKHVTLSVAEAITLIELPQASQIFINDEQKQTHSSLILARGTRSDSVPYVLWLVGRKMNWGKPQFLKQVRLSIR comes from the coding sequence ATGACCCAATGGAAAATTAAACTGCTATCGGGAAGCCACGCTCAGGTTGAATTACCTCTCAGTGCCGGTGAATTCATTATCGGTAGTGATGAGTTGAATGCCGATATCGTGTTATCGGACAAGGATATTGATGCCAAACATGTGACTCTATCCGTTGCCGAGGCGATCACTTTAATCGAACTGCCTCAAGCCAGTCAGATCTTCATTAATGATGAGCAGAAACAAACTCATTCAAGCTTGATCTTGGCCCGGGGGACTCGGTCAGACTCGGTGCCCTATGTTTTGTGGTTGGTTGGCAGGAAGATGAATTGGGGCAAGCCTCAGTTCCTCAAGCAGGTGAGATTAAGCATCAGGTAG
- a CDS encoding SctK family type III secretion system sorting platform protein yields the protein MQGEGSADLDYEACLHRYLFRPLSYIDESWLEHIPHAGHISRLPDWRNNPRLNEWILGAVGLDPLLVAEFSHPVRFIALLPTEELRLLLHYIGISLHRQSCKQVVLKLPRKQLLERMSVPGYQFCMNQTQFLLSNWPDEWAKALPVSMSVNHFEACGITFITSLLDSSQLDSIKGLKLKLPYELNPFFTSADDVKIADRVLAYQLIKKISKRVIPQCFHLLK from the coding sequence ATGCAAGGGGAAGGGTCAGCTGATCTGGATTATGAAGCGTGCTTGCACCGATACCTGTTTCGGCCCTTAAGTTATATCGACGAAAGTTGGCTCGAGCATATTCCCCATGCCGGGCATATATCCCGCTTACCCGATTGGCGGAATAATCCAAGGTTAAATGAATGGATCTTGGGTGCCGTTGGGTTAGATCCTCTGCTTGTTGCAGAGTTCTCTCATCCCGTGCGTTTCATTGCCTTGCTGCCCACAGAGGAATTGAGGCTACTACTACACTATATTGGGATCAGTCTTCACCGCCAGTCGTGTAAACAAGTGGTGCTAAAATTACCCCGGAAGCAGCTGCTGGAGAGAATGAGTGTACCTGGCTATCAGTTTTGTATGAACCAGACTCAGTTTCTCCTATCAAATTGGCCCGATGAGTGGGCCAAGGCCTTGCCTGTATCTATGTCTGTCAACCATTTCGAAGCCTGTGGTATCACCTTCATCACCTCTTTATTGGATTCAAGTCAGCTTGATTCGATTAAAGGATTGAAGCTTAAGCTTCCCTATGAACTGAATCCATTTTTTACGTCGGCTGATGATGTCAAAATTGCAGATAGGGTGTTGGCATATCAACTAATTAAGAAAATATCTAAGCGAGTTATTCCACAATGCTTTCATTTGTTAAAGTAG
- the sctF gene encoding type III secretion system needle filament subunit SctF: MAGVGGIGDVGTGGPGKLDLNAVVTSIDVALTSANDNVKAKIGGVSGDGADDPAKLAELQHAINSWSVMYNIRSTVVKSIKDVMMSILQKV, encoded by the coding sequence ATGGCTGGTGTAGGTGGAATAGGAGATGTAGGCACAGGAGGTCCAGGTAAACTGGATCTGAATGCGGTAGTGACTAGCATAGATGTGGCATTAACCTCGGCTAACGACAATGTTAAGGCTAAAATTGGCGGTGTCTCGGGTGATGGAGCCGATGATCCGGCCAAACTGGCCGAATTACAGCATGCGATCAACAGCTGGTCTGTGATGTACAACATACGCTCGACAGTCGTTAAGTCGATTAAAGATGTGATGATGAGCATTTTGCAAAAAGTGTAG
- a CDS encoding YybH family protein, with protein sequence MFKKGLTALLMLLAFSASAVPTDDIAHILSEQEAAWNRGDLDGYMQGYWNNEKMRFVSGNKFRYGWAETLAAYKKNYPDKATLGQLKFTINDTKMLSNYAAIVVGRWELTRAKDKPNGVFTLLVEKIDDRWVITHDHTSD encoded by the coding sequence ATGTTTAAAAAAGGACTTACGGCTCTACTAATGCTACTGGCATTTAGCGCCTCAGCCGTGCCAACCGATGATATTGCGCATATATTGTCTGAGCAGGAGGCCGCATGGAACAGAGGTGATCTTGATGGCTACATGCAAGGTTATTGGAATAACGAGAAGATGCGTTTCGTTTCCGGAAATAAGTTTCGCTATGGTTGGGCTGAAACATTGGCGGCTTATAAGAAGAACTATCCTGATAAGGCGACCTTAGGCCAATTGAAATTTACCATCAATGACACCAAGATGTTGAGTAACTATGCGGCTATCGTGGTGGGGCGTTGGGAGCTAACCCGAGCCAAAGATAAGCCTAACGGTGTATTCACTCTGTTGGTGGAAAAGATAGATGACCGCTGGGTTATCACCCACGACCACACATCAGATTAG
- a CDS encoding HrpE/YscL family type III secretion apparatus protein: MLSFVKVDTDNLNLVPGQKILKSADYMHFLESEHLIQAAQAKAAQIIKDAESVYEQEKLRGYEDGQLQAKQECAEVIVDTVAQCNRYYISSEKTLTQAVLSCVEKILQGFDDVEVTLTVVREALQLVSNQKQVILHVNPEQVAQVKERVSEVLSAFPEVGYVDVVADARLKNGGCILETEVGIIDASIDVQLQVLEKQIYKQFKQRDSD, translated from the coding sequence ATGCTTTCATTTGTTAAAGTAGATACAGACAACCTTAATTTAGTGCCGGGTCAGAAAATTCTAAAGTCAGCAGACTATATGCATTTTCTGGAGTCGGAGCATCTTATCCAAGCGGCACAAGCTAAGGCTGCACAGATCATTAAAGATGCCGAGTCCGTATATGAGCAAGAGAAGTTGCGTGGCTATGAAGATGGCCAGTTGCAGGCTAAGCAAGAGTGCGCCGAAGTCATAGTCGATACTGTCGCTCAGTGTAATCGATATTATATTTCATCGGAGAAGACCCTTACCCAGGCTGTCTTGTCTTGTGTGGAAAAAATCCTGCAAGGCTTCGATGATGTGGAGGTGACACTCACAGTCGTGAGAGAGGCATTGCAACTGGTGAGTAACCAGAAACAGGTGATATTGCACGTCAATCCTGAGCAGGTTGCTCAAGTCAAAGAGAGGGTGAGTGAAGTCTTATCGGCATTTCCTGAGGTGGGCTATGTGGATGTGGTCGCCGATGCTCGTCTGAAGAATGGCGGCTGTATATTGGAAACCGAGGTCGGTATCATAGATGCGAGTATAGATGTGCAGCTGCAAGTGCTGGAGAAGCAGATTTACAAACAATTCAAGCAGAGAGATTCAGATTAA
- a CDS encoding NRDE family protein, which produces MCILFIALNKHSKYPLIVCANRDEFHHRPTEQAHLWPPENEILAGKDLEAGGTWLGINKRGGFAALTNLRDPLRQQSEMRSRGELVLKALGSQGLITGSWLRDHSSHYNPFNLIFGDVSELYCFNSIANSLTRLDSGFHSISNGALDDIWPKMARGTLALQESISSGEEPDIDALLAIMKDETRAQDSDLPETGIGLEWERLLSSIYIKHEEYGTRSTSILLQDNSGTTRFIEVRYDGKGRNLGRQQFKVNGTKY; this is translated from the coding sequence ATGTGCATCTTGTTTATTGCTTTAAATAAGCATTCAAAATACCCATTGATCGTGTGTGCCAATCGCGATGAGTTCCACCACAGGCCCACAGAGCAGGCACATTTATGGCCGCCAGAGAATGAGATCTTAGCTGGCAAAGATCTGGAGGCAGGGGGAACTTGGCTTGGCATCAATAAACGAGGCGGATTCGCGGCATTAACTAATTTAAGAGACCCCTTGAGACAGCAGAGTGAGATGAGAAGCCGCGGCGAGTTAGTACTCAAGGCTCTCGGATCTCAAGGTCTCATCACCGGCAGTTGGTTACGAGATCACAGTAGCCACTACAACCCTTTCAACTTGATCTTTGGCGATGTCAGCGAACTCTACTGCTTTAACAGCATAGCCAATTCTCTTACCCGGTTAGATTCGGGGTTCCACTCCATAAGCAATGGAGCATTGGATGATATCTGGCCCAAGATGGCTCGCGGGACACTCGCACTCCAGGAGTCTATTTCAAGTGGTGAAGAACCCGATATAGACGCTTTGCTAGCAATAATGAAAGATGAAACCCGTGCCCAAGACTCAGATCTGCCGGAAACAGGCATAGGCTTGGAGTGGGAAAGGCTACTCTCATCTATCTATATTAAGCATGAGGAATACGGCACCCGATCGACCAGCATTCTACTGCAAGATAACTCGGGTACTACTCGCTTCATCGAGGTAAGGTATGACGGCAAAGGCCGCAACTTAGGACGACAGCAGTTCAAAGTAAATGGCACAAAATACTAA
- a CDS encoding EscE/YscE/SsaE family type III secretion system needle protein co-chaperone → MTASPVSMTTLEARLRANDADKEIQNIRQDLQDTSNWTKRQMNTGCRPEEYTQLTKDLEALNAANQVLDQIQSK, encoded by the coding sequence ATGACAGCGTCGCCAGTCAGTATGACGACATTGGAAGCGCGCTTGCGCGCCAATGATGCGGATAAAGAGATACAGAATATTCGACAAGATCTTCAGGATACATCTAACTGGACTAAGCGTCAGATGAACACTGGTTGTCGACCCGAAGAATATACACAACTAACTAAAGATTTAGAGGCGCTAAATGCCGCTAATCAAGTGTTAGACCAAATCCAATCCAAATGA
- a CDS encoding YopR/YscH family type III secretion effector, translating to MIELNTGLSQVQHTADVSTRAVNRDDQLRLEQALSEPAKVQVKKTAKAADVKVGVNPEIDAFYKSISALDNPSGTQISEALQQAFGDDKAMADKALWSALNQAKSGNKAVLSERLQELVSVDFISRLKASPPTSSEDLKAELKSEFRLSSRRETALWQAWAELKGDPESAPLVDLIRGELGHLIQFNNMLRNMMINTVRPDIF from the coding sequence GTGATTGAGCTTAATACAGGTCTGAGTCAAGTCCAGCATACTGCGGATGTCAGCACCCGAGCCGTGAACAGAGACGATCAGCTTAGGCTGGAGCAAGCCCTGTCTGAACCTGCCAAGGTGCAGGTAAAAAAAACAGCCAAGGCGGCCGATGTGAAAGTCGGCGTTAATCCTGAGATTGATGCCTTCTATAAGAGCATCTCTGCATTGGATAATCCATCGGGAACGCAGATTTCAGAAGCGTTGCAGCAGGCATTTGGTGATGATAAAGCCATGGCCGATAAGGCGCTTTGGTCTGCTTTAAATCAGGCTAAATCCGGGAATAAAGCGGTGTTGAGTGAGCGTCTACAAGAGCTGGTTAGTGTCGATTTCATTAGCCGCTTAAAGGCATCGCCTCCCACTTCTAGTGAGGATTTGAAAGCCGAGCTGAAGTCAGAGTTTCGTCTCAGCTCCCGTCGTGAGACCGCCCTTTGGCAAGCTTGGGCTGAGTTAAAAGGCGATCCAGAAAGTGCGCCCTTGGTCGATCTCATTCGAGGTGAATTAGGCCATCTGATTCAGTTTAATAACATGTTGCGCAACATGATGATTAACACGGTACGTCCAGACATATTTTAG
- a CDS encoding YscG family type III secretion protein yields the protein MKIETKKLLAELAMIAIGQHQYSQAESIAASLSSDSQFTEIVASIRSLSLMNRGQYQAALDLLEPLASEHQDLICFTVLCADELGLATKLDFWLVKAAQSSSKSLQAFATSYQAP from the coding sequence ATGAAGATTGAAACTAAGAAACTACTGGCCGAGTTAGCCATGATAGCAATCGGTCAGCATCAATACTCACAGGCCGAAAGCATAGCCGCATCTTTGTCTTCGGATAGTCAGTTCACTGAGATTGTTGCCAGTATACGTTCATTGAGTTTGATGAATCGTGGTCAATATCAGGCAGCACTTGATCTGCTTGAGCCTCTGGCTTCAGAGCATCAGGATTTGATCTGTTTTACCGTTCTGTGTGCCGATGAGTTGGGTTTAGCAACTAAGCTGGATTTTTGGTTGGTAAAGGCGGCTCAGTCTAGTTCGAAAAGCTTGCAGGCATTTGCAACTAGCTATCAGGCACCTTAG
- the sctI gene encoding type III secretion system inner rod subunit SctI, with protein sequence MIEANFTQVLNTSIEQLQDSQIADHGAVAEFEQAMQSNVDNGLGESVLDQIVDMKKQLSGATESLHTAMSSGIDDPAALMEIQWALTRITMQEELIAKTAGKTSQNIETLMKAQ encoded by the coding sequence ATGATTGAAGCTAATTTTACTCAGGTGCTAAATACCAGCATCGAGCAGTTACAAGATTCACAAATTGCCGATCATGGCGCGGTTGCCGAGTTTGAGCAGGCGATGCAATCGAATGTCGACAATGGTTTAGGCGAATCTGTGTTAGATCAGATCGTCGATATGAAGAAGCAGTTATCCGGAGCCACAGAAAGTTTACACACTGCCATGAGTTCAGGAATCGATGACCCTGCAGCCTTGATGGAAATTCAGTGGGCCTTGACCCGGATCACCATGCAAGAAGAGTTGATCGCTAAGACGGCGGGTAAGACGAGTCAAAATATCGAAACCTTGATGAAAGCGCAGTAA